GAATTATTTCTGAAGGCTTTTCCACACTCATCACACCCAAAAGGTTTCTCCCTCGTATGAATCCTCTTATGTTGTTCAAGGGCAGAACTATAATTGAAGGATTTCTCACAATAGCTACATTTATAGGGCTTCTCCCCAAGATGGATTCCTTTGTGGTTTTTAAGGCTAGAACGTGAGATGTAGGCTTTCCCGCACACGTCACATTTGTATGGTTTTTCCCCAGTGTGGAGCCTCCTGTGGACTTTGAGACCTGAATTGTTTCTGAAGGTTTTCCCACACACATCACATACATAAggtctttctccagtgtgaatggTCTTATGCTGAAGAAGAAGTGAGTTATAGCTGAAGGAttttccacattccttacattcatgAGCTTTCTTCCCAGGGTGAATGCTTTTATGGACTGCAAGGCCTGAGCTATAGCTGAATGCTTTGCCACAGACATCACATTTgtaaggtttctctcctgtgtgaatcCTTTTATGCACGATAAGGCCTGAGCTATTcctgaaggccttcccacattcatcacattcataaggtttctctccagtgtggatgACTTTATGCTGAATGAGGAGAGAGCTATAATTAAACGATTTCTCACACTCATCACATTTGTAAGGTTTATCTCCAAAGTGGATACTTTTATGGTTTAGAAGTGTTCTGCAAGTAatgaaggccttcccacactcaTCACATTCATAGGGCTTTTCACCTGTGTGGATCCTTTTGTGAACCCTGAGGCCAGAGCTATTACTGAAGGTTTTCCCACAGATGTcacattcatagggcttctcccctgtgtgGATCCTTTTGTGGACTCTGAGGCCAGAGCTGTTcctgaaggccttcccacactcaccacattcatagggcttctccccagtgtggatcCTCTTATGCTGGTCTAAAACAGAGCTGTAATTGAAAGATTTCCCACACTCATCACATTTGCAGTTCTTCTCCCCAGAATGGGTGCTTTTATGGTTTATAAGGCTGGAGTAGGACATGTAGGCTTTCCCACACTCCTCACACTTGTacggcttctccccagtgtggattcGCTTATGAACTCGAAGGCTGGAACTGCTCCGAAAAGCCCCTCCACAGTCGCTGCACTCATAGCGTTTTTCCCCACTGTGCATAATTTTGTGTTGAACAAGGCGGGAGTTATATTTGAAGGATTTCCCACACTCATCACATTTATGAGATTTCTTAACAGCACTGGTGTCCTGGTTCAGATGGGGATGAGAGCTTCCATTCACATTCTCCGCACATGTGCCTTGCTCACTGCTTTTCTGTTTGATAAGGATGGTCTGGTGTGTAACGTGCTTTGAGCTCAGATGTAAGCTTTTCTCAGATGCCACATCTTCTTCCTGTTCTGTCTTTATATTTGCTGTGTTTGGGGGTTTTCCAATCTTTTCCCTGATGCCACTTTCgtcttccttcattcttttcccaTCAGGCTTTTCCGACTGGTTCTCTACTTTGCCATCCCAACCACAGGTTCCATCGACCTTAGACTCCTGAACATGATCCTTGTGAAGGCCTTCCACTTTTAGCCACAGAAGTTCTGCATTCCCAACATTTTCATACTTTTCAGTTGATTCCTCATCCTCAGTGCCCCTCGTCTTGTAATGTGACActaaaccaagaaaataaaaagatacttgTTCACTTTGTTTAGAAGAAACTATAAGAATTACATCcaaattcactcattcactcaagtGTTTACTGACTGCATGCTGTATGATAGGTGCCATTTCTAAATACTGAGATACAATAGTGGACATGCCAAAACTTCTGCCGCCCTGGGGCTAATGTTAAAATGTGACAGCCCTGAATTTTCAACAAAACAGAGCACTCTTCTATTCATGCGTAACAGCTTAGCACAAGGGTAAGTTGAAATATTGCACAGAAACAAGGGCAACActgatcagtttttaaaaaatgccaccaAGTAATGGAAAAACAGAGGGTAGAAGAAATCTCTGAAACAGAAGAGACAGACTGGTAAGACAAAAGTTAAGAAGACATAATCAGCAGAAGAGAGGCAAAACTGAAGATGAGAAATCAGTACCTGGGAGGAAGTGTTGGGGAGAAGGTTTAAAATCAGGAGAATAGTCATGTCAggaattataaagaaaacaagCCGTTGGTTTGGCCTCTTGGATCTTTCCTCCGAGAAAAACTGTGACCCTGGAAAGTGGCTAGCTGGGTAGTCAGGGGGGATC
The genomic region above belongs to Phyllostomus discolor isolate MPI-MPIP mPhyDis1 chromosome 13, mPhyDis1.pri.v3, whole genome shotgun sequence and contains:
- the ZFP62 gene encoding zinc finger protein 62 homolog; the protein is MSHYKTRGTEDEESTEKYENVGNAELLWLKVEGLHKDHVQESKVDGTCGWDGKVENQSEKPDGKRMKEDESGIREKIGKPPNTANIKTEQEEDVASEKSLHLSSKHVTHQTILIKQKSSEQGTCAENVNGSSHPHLNQDTSAVKKSHKCDECGKSFKYNSRLVQHKIMHSGEKRYECSDCGGAFRSSSSLRVHKRIHTGEKPYKCEECGKAYMSYSSLINHKSTHSGEKNCKCDECGKSFNYSSVLDQHKRIHTGEKPYECGECGKAFRNSSGLRVHKRIHTGEKPYECDICGKTFSNSSGLRVHKRIHTGEKPYECDECGKAFITCRTLLNHKSIHFGDKPYKCDECEKSFNYSSLLIQHKVIHTGEKPYECDECGKAFRNSSGLIVHKRIHTGEKPYKCDVCGKAFSYSSGLAVHKSIHPGKKAHECKECGKSFSYNSLLLQHKTIHTGERPYVCDVCGKTFRNNSGLKVHRRLHTGEKPYKCDVCGKAYISRSSLKNHKGIHLGEKPYKCSYCEKSFNYSSALEQHKRIHTREKPFGCDECGKAFRNNSGLKVHKRIHTGERPYKCEECGKAYISLSSLINHKSVHPGEKPYKCEECEKAFITYRTLINHKKIHLGEKPYKCDVCEKSFNYTSLLSQHKRVHTREKPYECDRCEKVFRNNSSLKVHKRIHTGEKPYECDVCGKAYISHSSLINHKSTHPGKTPYTCDECGKAFFSSRTLVSHKRVHLGEKPFKCVECGKSFSYSSLLSQHKRIHTGEKPYICDRCGKAFRNSSGLTVHKRIHTGEKPYGCDECGKAYISHSSLINHKSIHRGQQPYNCECGKSFNYRSVLDQHKRIHTGKKPYRCNECGKTFNTRSDLTKHKRIHTGEESLNVPNVGSYSGTTQKRTYEGGNVLDGARMSLSL